The Nocardia sp. BMG51109 nucleotide sequence GGGCGCCCACAGCGCGGCGGGCGCGCCGACCGCGAACGGCAGCGCGCCCACGATATGGGTGACCTTCCCGCTGCGCAGTGCGGCGACCGCATCGTGTGCGGACCGGAAGACCTGTCCGGCGCGGCCGGCCGTCACCGTCCGGTGCGGTCGGGACAGGACAAAGGCGGGTTCCGAGATATCGGTGGGTATGCCGGAAATGGTGATCATCCTCTCGGTCACATATCGAGCGTGGCGCCGCCGTCCACCCGCAGATCGTGCATGGTGATATGGCGAGCGCCGTCGGATACCAGAAAGCGGACTGCGGCGGCGATGTCGGCCGGAGACGCTATGCGCCGCAAGGGGATTCCGAGCCGGTAGGCGCCAGGGTCGCCGTCCAGCAGGCTGGTGCGCGCGGGCGCGTCCAGGGGCTCGTCGCCGTCGGCGTACAGGCCGCGCAGCATCGCCGTATCCGTGGACCCGGGCGACACCAGGTTCACCCGCACGCCGCGCGGGGCGACCTCGAGCGCGAGCGACCGGGTGAAGGCCGTCGTCGCGGCCTTCGCCGCGCCGTAGGCGGCCATGGCGATGCGCGGGGTGTTCGCGGCATTGGAGGAGACGACCACGATCGAACCGCGGCCGACCGCGGCCATATCGCGGGCCGCGCGCTGGGTCACGTGCATGGCCCCGGTCGTGTTGACGGCCAGGCACCTCTCCCAGGCATCCGGCGAAATATCCAGCGCGCTGCCGGGTTCCATCACGCCCGCGGCGTGCACGAGCACGTCCACCGGGCCGTGATCGGCGGCGATCCGGTCGAATGCGGCGCCGATCCGCGCCGGGTCGGTGACGTCGACCACCTCGGCGGCGCACTCGGTTCCCGGTGCGCTCTCGCCGATGTCGCGGGCCACGCCGTGAATCCGCGGATCGCGGTCCCACAGCGACAGGACCTTCGCATCCTCCGCGAGTCCGGCCGCGATCGCCGCTCCGATACCGCCGGCCGCGCCCGTGACGACGACCACCGATTTGCCCGATTCGATCATAAAAGTAAGGTTAGCCTAACTTAAATAAATGTGTATGCTCGGTTCTCGCGAAACCGACCGTCTTCCCGAAACGAGGTGGCCCACAATGCCTTCCACCGTCCTTCCCGGCTTCACCCCGTGGCCACCGGACCTGGCGCGGCAGTACCGAGAGGAGGGCTGCTGGACCGGGGAGACCTTCGGCGACGTGCTGGCCGCGCGGGCGGCCGCCACCCCCGGCGCACTCGCCGTCGTCGACGACGCGCATCGCTGGACCTACGCCGAGTTCGACCGTCGCACCCGCTCGCTCGCCACCGGCCTGTCCCGGCTCGGAATCCGTTCCCGGGACCGGGTTCTCGTGCAGCTGCCCAATCGCGCCGAATTCGTCGAGGTGATCTTCGCGCTGTTCCGGCTCGGCGCGCTGCCGGTGTTCTGCCTGCCCGCGCATCGGCGCGCGGAACTGGTGCCGATCGCCGCCGCGAGCGGCGCGGTCGCGATGATCACCTGCGGCACGCATCAGTTCTTCGACTATGCGGCGCTGGCGAATTCGATTCGCGCCGAGGTCGACACCCTCCGGCACATTCTCGTCGTCGACGACGATGACGCACTGCCCGAGGGCATCCGGCACATCGGCGAATTCCGGGACGAGCCCGGCGATCTGCCCGCCCCGGACGCGGGCGACGTCGCCTTCCTGCAACTGTCCGGGGGCAGCACCGGCATACCGAAGCTCATCCCCCGCACGCACGACGACTACCTCTACAGCGTGCGGCGCAGCGCGGAGATCTGCGAACTCGACAGCGACAGCGTCTATCTGGCGGTGCTGCCCGTGGCACACAACTTTCCGATGAGTTCCCCCGGCATTCTCGGAGCGCTGTGGGCCGGCGGCACGATCGCGCTCACCCCGGATCCCACGCCGGGCGTGGCGTTCCGGGCGATCGAACGGTTCGGCGTCACCATCACGGGCCTGGTGCCGCCGCTGGCACGCCTGTGGGTGGAGCAGGCCGAGGCCGGCACCGGGCCGGACCTGTCCAGCCTGCGGGTGGTGCTGGTGGGCGGCGCGCGCTGCCCCGACGAGCTGGCGCGGCGCGTCGGCCCGGCGCTCGGGGTGACCCTGCAACAGGTGTTCGGCATGGCCGAGGGCCTGGTCTGCTACACCCGCCTGGACGATCCGCTCGACGCGGTGGTCGGCACCCAGGGCCGCCCGATGTCCGAGCTCGACCGGATCAAGGTCGTCGACGACGACGGCGCCGAGGTGCCGCCGGGAACCGACGGCAACCTGATCACGCACGGCCCGTACACGATTCGCGGGTACTACAACAATCCGGACGCCAACGCCCGCAGCTTCACCGACGACGGGTGGTACCGCACCGGCGATATCGTGCGCCTGCGGCCGGACGGCAACCTGGTGGTGCGGGGCCGGGCCGGCGACTGGGTGAACCGGGGCGGGGAGAAGGTGTCGGCCGAGGAGCTGGAGGCCCACCTGCTCGAACATCCGGCGGTGCGCGACGCGGTGATCGTCGGTACGCCCGACCCCGTTCTGGGACAGCGCATCTGCGCGTTCGTGCAACCGGCCGACCCGGAGCACAAGCTCACACTGACCACGGTCCGGGCCTTCGTCCGGGAGCGCGGCGTGGCGGCCTGGAAGATGCCGGACGCCGTGGTGGTCGTCGACCACTTCCCGGAGACCGGGGTCGGCAAGACCAGCCGCCGCGACCTGCGGCAGCACCTGGCCGAGCAGGCCGCCGGAAGCTGACCCGGCCGGTGGCGCGGCCGCGGCCGCGCCACCGGTCACGAGAGCACCTCCAGCCAGGCGCCCAGCACCGGATCCGCGGCGAGCATCGGGAAGTCGATATCGGCGTAGCCCTCCGAACGCCACTTCTGCACCAGCGACATGATGCGGACGGAGTCCAGGCCGGCGTCCAGCAGATTGGTGTCGGCGGACAGCTCGTCCGGCGGTAGCCCGAGAACCGCTGCCAGGTCATCGATCACGCGCTGCTCACCCGGCATCGCGCTCTGCTCCGCATTGCTCACTGTCATTCCTCACGATCGAAATCCGCCACGCCGTGCTTCCAGTAGCCGGCGATCAGGTAGTCCTTCGGGCCCACGCCCAGTTCGTTGCGCACCCAGCGGCGCAGCGGCCGCAGCCAACCGGCCTCACCGGCCATCCACACGTAGACCCGTTGCCCGGCAGGCACTTCCACGGTTCGGACGGCCTTCTCGAGCGCGTCCCCGGTTCCCGGTTTCGCCTCGCCGCGATGCACCCAGCGCACCCGGACGCCCGCGGGCGGATCCAGCGGGATCTCCTCGCCCGCATCCCGCACCTCGATGAACGCCCAGCCAGATGCGGTGCGCGGCAACCACTCCAGCCAGCGGGCGATCGCGGGCAGCGCGGTGATGTCGCCGGCGAACAGGTAGCGGTCGTACGTTTCGGGGACCACGACTCCCCCGGGCGGTCCCGCGATGTACATCCGGGTGCCCGGCGTGGCGGCCAGCGCCCACTCGGAGGCCAGGCCGCCGGGGTGGATCGCGAAGTCGATATCCAATTCCCGGGCCTGGGGACGGAAGTCGCGCACCGTGTACTCCCGCGACACCGGCCGCGGGTTCCCCCACTCCAGCGACAACCCGTCGCGCTCCGGCAGGCGCAGGACGCCCTCCTCGTCCGGAAAGACCAGGCGCACATGTTCGTCCGGCACGTAGCTGTGGAATCCGGACAGGTCCGGCCCGCCGAAGGTGAGGCGCAGCAGCCCGGAACCGACCGGCACGCTGCGGATCACCTCCACCTCGCACAGCCCGATCGGATAGCCGACCTTGGCGCCGTGCGCTCCGGCCAGCACCTCCGCGATGCGTTCGGCGTATGCGGCACGATCCATCAGGGCTTCTCCTCCTTTCCCAGCAGCGGTCCGGCGACGATCGCCGCCACCCCGCCGAGCACCAGCACGGCGGTCCCGTAGACGATGAGAGCGGTTGCGGGCGTGAATAGTTGACCGACCAGACCGGCCACCATCGACCCGACGGCCGTGCCGGTGACCGCCTGCACCATGAGGAGTCCGGACAGCCGGCCGCGGAACTCCTCCGGGGCCAACTGCTGTAGCACGGTGTAGCGCAGCACCATGCTCACCGCCCGGGCCACGCCGAATCCGGCCAGTCCGAGGAAGGCGACCGCGGCGTACGGCGACAGCCCGGCCACGATCACGCCGAGCGGAATGAGCGCCGACGCGAGCAGCAGGGCGCGGCCGGGCCGGCGGCTGCGGCCGATCCAGCCGCTGGTCAGCGACCCGAGCACGGCGCCGGCGCCGGGTGCGGCGTACAGGAGGCCCAGGGTGGTGCTGCCGGCACCCAGGCTGACGTCGGCGAAGGCCGGCAGCAGCACCAGCGGCCCGCTGCCCAGCATGGCGATCAGGCCGGTGAGCAGCGCTACACGAATGGCCTTGTGCCGCACCGCGAATCGCACGCCTTCGGCCAACTCGTGCAAGGGATGACCGACATCCCGTGCCGGCGGCGGCTGCGGCCCGATCGCCCGGACGAACCCGACGGTCGCGACCGTGGCGCCGGCCGCGAGGAAGAAGGCCGCGGACACACCGGTTTTCGCGATCAGCAGGCCGGCGATGGCGGGGGTGATCATGGTGCCCAGATCGGAGGTGAGCGTGGTCAGCGCGCCGGCGGCGGCCACCTTCTCCCGGCCGACCAGCAGCGGGACCAGCGCCATGAGCGCGGAGCCGCTGATACCGCCGGCCAGTCCGTCGATGACACCGGCCACATAGATCACCGGCAGCTGC carries:
- a CDS encoding 2,3-dihydro-2,3-dihydroxybenzoate dehydrogenase, which codes for MIESGKSVVVVTGAAGGIGAAIAAGLAEDAKVLSLWDRDPRIHGVARDIGESAPGTECAAEVVDVTDPARIGAAFDRIAADHGPVDVLVHAAGVMEPGSALDISPDAWERCLAVNTTGAMHVTQRAARDMAAVGRGSIVVVSSNAANTPRIAMAAYGAAKAATTAFTRSLALEVAPRGVRVNLVSPGSTDTAMLRGLYADGDEPLDAPARTSLLDGDPGAYRLGIPLRRIASPADIAAAVRFLVSDGARHITMHDLRVDGGATLDM
- a CDS encoding (2,3-dihydroxybenzoyl)adenylate synthase, producing the protein MPSTVLPGFTPWPPDLARQYREEGCWTGETFGDVLAARAAATPGALAVVDDAHRWTYAEFDRRTRSLATGLSRLGIRSRDRVLVQLPNRAEFVEVIFALFRLGALPVFCLPAHRRAELVPIAAASGAVAMITCGTHQFFDYAALANSIRAEVDTLRHILVVDDDDALPEGIRHIGEFRDEPGDLPAPDAGDVAFLQLSGGSTGIPKLIPRTHDDYLYSVRRSAEICELDSDSVYLAVLPVAHNFPMSSPGILGALWAGGTIALTPDPTPGVAFRAIERFGVTITGLVPPLARLWVEQAEAGTGPDLSSLRVVLVGGARCPDELARRVGPALGVTLQQVFGMAEGLVCYTRLDDPLDAVVGTQGRPMSELDRIKVVDDDGAEVPPGTDGNLITHGPYTIRGYYNNPDANARSFTDDGWYRTGDIVRLRPDGNLVVRGRAGDWVNRGGEKVSAEELEAHLLEHPAVRDAVIVGTPDPVLGQRICAFVQPADPEHKLTLTTVRAFVRERGVAAWKMPDAVVVVDHFPETGVGKTSRRDLRQHLAEQAAGS
- a CDS encoding phosphopantetheine-binding protein, whose protein sequence is MTVSNAEQSAMPGEQRVIDDLAAVLGLPPDELSADTNLLDAGLDSVRIMSLVQKWRSEGYADIDFPMLAADPVLGAWLEVLS
- a CDS encoding siderophore-interacting protein, giving the protein MDRAAYAERIAEVLAGAHGAKVGYPIGLCEVEVIRSVPVGSGLLRLTFGGPDLSGFHSYVPDEHVRLVFPDEEGVLRLPERDGLSLEWGNPRPVSREYTVRDFRPQARELDIDFAIHPGGLASEWALAATPGTRMYIAGPPGGVVVPETYDRYLFAGDITALPAIARWLEWLPRTASGWAFIEVRDAGEEIPLDPPAGVRVRWVHRGEAKPGTGDALEKAVRTVEVPAGQRVYVWMAGEAGWLRPLRRWVRNELGVGPKDYLIAGYWKHGVADFDREE
- the entS gene encoding enterobactin transporter EntS, producing MTAVGGLLVDISPLRASREFRCAFAARLVSVLGIGLLMVALPAQVYELSGSTLHVAGVTTVTAVALFAGSLGGGVIADRYDRRDVIQWSRTAAGLGFLTLGVNAVLPDPQLPVIYVAGVIDGLAGGISGSALMALVPLLVGREKVAAAGALTTLTSDLGTMITPAIAGLLIAKTGVSAAFFLAAGATVATVGFVRAIGPQPPPARDVGHPLHELAEGVRFAVRHKAIRVALLTGLIAMLGSGPLVLLPAFADVSLGAGSTTLGLLYAAPGAGAVLGSLTSGWIGRSRRPGRALLLASALIPLGVIVAGLSPYAAVAFLGLAGFGVARAVSMVLRYTVLQQLAPEEFRGRLSGLLMVQAVTGTAVGSMVAGLVGQLFTPATALIVYGTAVLVLGGVAAIVAGPLLGKEEKP